The following proteins come from a genomic window of Mucinivorans hirudinis:
- a CDS encoding 1-deoxy-D-xylulose 5-phosphate synthase: MEICDTKYLVKIDSPADLKLLSLDELKIYCRELRDFLIDELSKNPGHFGSSLGAVELAVAIHYVYDIPEDKLVWDVGHQAYAHKIITGRRDAFPTNRKLGGLSGFPKMSESEYDSFGAGHASTSISAALGMAVAARLKKSRSKAIAVIGDGSMTGGLAFEGLNNAGAEKADLLVILNDNNHSIDPNVGALKEYFLDLTTSRRYNRMKIHIWNLLGFSPRFRRFLQKIEHGAKSFFLHQSNVFESLGFRYFGPTDGNDVVSLVRALRDLREIGGAKLLHIYTTKGKGYEPAEQNHTEWHAPGKFDPNTGEKGVAAQTLRYQDVFGYTILELARTNEIIVGVTPAMPTGCSLNIMMEAMPERAFDVGIAEGHAVTFAAGMAAAGLMPFCNIYSSFSQRSIDNIIHDVALQGLEVVLCLDRAGLVGEDGATHHGVFDIALLRAVPNIIIAAPADAVELRNIMYTASLGGYKGCFVIRYPRGGAFPKDVLNHECSLVEIGRGRKISGGERVAILSLGDMFEVAAQAAASCGGAHYDLRFAKPLDSALLDEVAANYGQVIVCENGVEAGGVGSAVLEYFARKGYKGDVRVVGIGDEFVEQGSVSQLWEQVGFREKLLKMTSLK, translated from the coding sequence CTTAAGCTGCTCTCGTTAGATGAATTGAAGATATATTGCCGTGAACTAAGAGATTTTTTAATTGACGAACTATCCAAAAACCCGGGGCACTTCGGCTCATCGCTCGGAGCGGTGGAATTGGCTGTGGCGATACACTATGTGTATGACATTCCGGAGGATAAGTTGGTTTGGGATGTGGGGCATCAGGCGTATGCGCACAAGATAATCACGGGGCGCAGGGACGCTTTTCCTACCAATCGCAAGCTCGGCGGACTGAGTGGCTTTCCCAAAATGAGTGAGAGTGAGTATGACTCCTTCGGAGCGGGTCACGCCTCGACCTCGATTTCTGCCGCACTCGGTATGGCGGTGGCGGCACGTTTGAAAAAGAGCCGGAGCAAGGCGATTGCCGTAATCGGAGACGGGTCAATGACAGGTGGCTTGGCTTTCGAGGGGTTGAATAATGCGGGAGCGGAAAAGGCTGATTTGTTGGTTATTCTCAACGACAACAACCACTCCATCGACCCTAATGTTGGTGCGCTCAAAGAATATTTTCTTGACCTGACCACCTCTCGCCGATACAATAGAATGAAGATACACATTTGGAATCTTCTTGGATTTTCACCCCGTTTTCGCAGATTTTTGCAGAAGATTGAGCACGGTGCAAAGTCATTTTTCTTGCACCAGAGTAACGTCTTCGAGTCGCTCGGTTTCAGGTATTTTGGACCCACCGATGGCAACGATGTGGTTAGTCTGGTTCGTGCCCTTAGAGACCTGCGCGAGATTGGCGGAGCAAAATTGTTACATATCTATACCACCAAGGGCAAGGGCTACGAGCCGGCAGAGCAGAATCACACGGAATGGCACGCACCGGGCAAATTTGACCCCAATACAGGTGAAAAGGGAGTTGCCGCACAAACGCTTCGTTACCAAGATGTTTTTGGATATACCATTTTAGAGTTAGCTCGCACTAACGAGATAATTGTGGGTGTAACTCCGGCAATGCCAACGGGTTGTTCGCTCAATATTATGATGGAGGCGATGCCCGAGCGTGCCTTTGATGTGGGTATTGCCGAGGGACACGCCGTAACCTTTGCAGCAGGGATGGCAGCCGCGGGGCTGATGCCGTTCTGCAATATATATTCCTCATTCTCGCAGCGTTCCATCGATAATATTATCCACGATGTGGCTTTGCAGGGGTTGGAGGTGGTGTTGTGTTTAGACCGTGCCGGCTTGGTTGGTGAGGATGGGGCAACGCACCACGGCGTGTTTGATATTGCGCTGCTCCGTGCCGTACCTAATATTATTATAGCTGCGCCGGCAGATGCCGTTGAGTTACGCAATATTATGTACACGGCTTCGCTGGGGGGGTATAAAGGTTGCTTTGTTATTCGCTATCCACGCGGGGGGGCATTCCCAAAAGATGTTCTTAATCACGAATGCTCTTTGGTGGAGATAGGCAGAGGGCGTAAGATAAGCGGTGGTGAGCGGGTGGCTATACTCTCCTTGGGCGATATGTTCGAGGTTGCAGCCCAAGCGGCGGCATCCTGTGGCGGAGCGCACTACGATTTACGCTTTGCAAAGCCTCTGGATAGTGCGTTGCTCGATGAGGTTGCTGCTAATTACGGGCAAGTTATTGTTTGTGAAAATGGAGTCGAGGCTGGGGGTGTAGGCTCGGCAGTACTGGAATATTTTGCGCGCAAGGGATACAAGGGAGATGTGAGAGTTGTGGGCATCGGTGATGAGTTTGTGGAGCAGGGCAGCGTATCTCAACTTTGGGAGCAAGTCGGATTTCGCGAAAAATTGTTGAAAATGACATCATTAAAGTAG
- a CDS encoding NAD-dependent glyceraldehyde-3-phosphate dehydrogenase, with protein MSKIKIGINGFGRIGRLVFRAACGNPNVEVVGINDLISVDYMVYMLKYDSVHGQFKGEVSCQEGYLIVNGHKIRVTAEKDPAALKWNEVGAEYVVESTGLFLTKETAAKHIEAGAKRVVMSAPSKDDTPMFVMGVNNKEYAGETIVSNASCTTNCLAPLAKVINDNFGIVEGLMTTVHATTATQKTVDGPSAKDWRGGRAAGGNIIPSSTGAAKAVGVVIPTLKGKLTGMAFRVPTLDVSVVDLTCRLEKSATYAEICACIKNAAEGDLKGILGYTEDEVVSSDFVGEARTSVFDAKAGIALNGNFVKLVSWYDNEWGYSNKVVELIQHMATVK; from the coding sequence ATGTCAAAAATTAAAATCGGTATCAACGGCTTTGGTCGTATCGGTCGTTTGGTGTTCCGCGCTGCTTGCGGCAACCCTAATGTTGAGGTTGTAGGTATCAATGACCTTATCTCGGTGGACTATATGGTCTATATGTTGAAGTATGACTCGGTTCACGGACAGTTCAAAGGCGAAGTTAGCTGCCAGGAGGGTTACCTAATCGTTAATGGTCACAAAATCCGCGTAACAGCTGAGAAAGACCCTGCCGCCTTGAAATGGAACGAAGTTGGTGCTGAGTACGTTGTTGAATCGACAGGTCTTTTCCTTACTAAAGAGACTGCAGCAAAACACATCGAAGCAGGTGCAAAACGAGTTGTTATGTCGGCTCCATCTAAGGACGACACCCCAATGTTCGTTATGGGAGTAAACAACAAGGAGTATGCAGGCGAAACTATCGTATCGAACGCTTCGTGTACCACAAACTGCCTTGCCCCATTGGCAAAGGTTATCAACGACAACTTCGGTATCGTTGAGGGTTTGATGACTACCGTTCACGCAACAACTGCAACGCAAAAGACGGTTGATGGTCCATCGGCTAAAGACTGGCGTGGCGGTCGCGCTGCGGGCGGCAACATTATCCCATCTTCTACGGGTGCGGCTAAGGCAGTGGGAGTTGTTATCCCTACTTTGAAAGGCAAATTGACCGGTATGGCATTCCGCGTTCCTACCTTGGACGTATCGGTTGTAGACCTTACTTGCCGCTTGGAAAAATCTGCTACCTACGCTGAAATCTGTGCTTGCATCAAAAATGCAGCTGAAGGCGATTTGAAGGGTATCCTCGGTTACACGGAAGACGAAGTTGTATCTTCGGACTTCGTAGGCGAAGCTCGCACATCGGTATTCGATGCGAAGGCAGGTATCGCTCTTAACGGCAACTTCGTGAAACTCGTATCTTGGTACGACAACGAGTGGGGCTACTCAAACAAAGTTGTTGAGCTTATCCAACATATGGCAACTGTGAAATAG
- a CDS encoding Alanyl-tRNA synthetase codes for MTANQIRQAFLDFFRSKEHMIVPSAPMVVKNDPTLMFTNAGMNQFKDIFLGNEPAKYPRVADTQKCLRVSGKHNDLEEVGHDTYHHTMFEMLGNWSFGDYFKKEAIDWAWEFLVDVCGLDRDRIYATVFEGSPEENVPFDQEAWEEWAKFLPASHILKGNKKDNFWEMGDTGPCGPCSEIHFDLRDEAERAKVDGASLVNQSDPQVIEIWNLVFMQFNRKATGLLEPLPAKSVDTGMGFERLCMVIQGVKSNYDTDVFQPLLKKIAELSSHPLTGSTAQPQLVAMRVIADHLRTICFSIADGQLPSNVKAGYVIRRILRRAVRYGYTYLGLREPFMVRLVPTLIEQMGEQFAELRANRELMEKVIYEEENSFLKTLETGISLLDKIMVSAKVISGKDAFVLYDTFGFPIDLTELIARENGVTVDLEEFTKELEIQKNRSRNAAAVENDDWVELMPITRSEFIGYDCTECEVKIARYRRTKTKTKTQYQLVFDQTPFYGNSGGQVGDVGFIESVNERIEIVDTLKENNLTVHITDSLPENPQASFRAVVDREKRAASAANHTATHLLHKAMRDILGTHVEQKGSLVTPEYLRFDFSHFQKVTPQEIREIERAVNRAIRANALCDENRACTMEQAQEIGAMMLFGEKYGEAVRVIRFGDSVELCGGIHCTATGDIGLFKITSEGSSSAGVRRIEAITAAAAEQSVYNYEDAIAEINMITGSPKTVEAVRRAVTERSELEKELEALRQSRDNEIVKKLREAGAEIIVERLDLPVESVKYIAFELKKSAKAVVIGSNYGGKPTLSVGLSDDAVKGGLSAGNIVREAAKLMQGGGGGQAHFATAGGKNPDGLSAAVAAAESIVRN; via the coding sequence ATGACTGCAAACCAAATTCGCCAAGCATTCCTTGACTTTTTCCGTTCCAAGGAACATATGATAGTACCCTCTGCACCAATGGTGGTGAAGAACGACCCTACGCTGATGTTCACCAACGCGGGTATGAACCAGTTCAAAGATATTTTCTTGGGTAACGAGCCTGCCAAATATCCGCGCGTGGCGGACACCCAGAAGTGCCTGCGGGTGAGCGGTAAACATAACGACTTGGAGGAGGTCGGGCACGACACCTACCACCACACTATGTTCGAGATGTTGGGCAACTGGAGTTTTGGTGATTACTTCAAAAAGGAGGCTATCGATTGGGCGTGGGAGTTTTTGGTGGACGTTTGTGGATTGGATAGGGATAGAATCTATGCAACGGTCTTCGAGGGTTCGCCCGAGGAGAATGTGCCCTTTGACCAAGAGGCGTGGGAGGAGTGGGCTAAGTTTTTACCGGCATCACATATATTGAAGGGTAACAAGAAGGATAACTTCTGGGAGATGGGCGACACCGGTCCGTGCGGTCCCTGTTCGGAGATTCACTTCGACTTGCGGGACGAGGCGGAGCGCGCAAAGGTTGATGGTGCGTCATTGGTTAATCAGTCTGACCCACAGGTGATTGAAATCTGGAATTTGGTGTTTATGCAGTTCAACCGCAAGGCAACGGGTCTGCTCGAACCGCTGCCCGCAAAGAGTGTTGATACGGGTATGGGTTTCGAGCGTTTGTGTATGGTGATTCAGGGGGTTAAGTCAAATTATGATACCGATGTCTTCCAGCCGTTGCTAAAGAAAATCGCCGAACTCTCCTCTCACCCCCTTACCGGCTCAACTGCTCAACCTCAACTCGTCGCAATGCGCGTTATCGCCGACCACCTACGCACAATCTGTTTTTCGATTGCCGATGGTCAGTTGCCCAGCAACGTTAAGGCGGGCTATGTGATTCGACGTATTTTGCGTCGTGCGGTGCGTTATGGTTACACATATCTTGGTCTTCGTGAGCCATTTATGGTACGCCTTGTTCCTACGTTGATTGAGCAGATGGGAGAGCAGTTTGCGGAATTGAGAGCAAATAGGGAGTTGATGGAAAAGGTTATTTACGAGGAGGAAAATTCGTTCTTGAAGACTCTGGAAACGGGTATTTCTCTGCTGGATAAGATTATGGTTTCGGCAAAAGTTATCAGCGGCAAAGATGCCTTTGTGTTGTATGATACTTTCGGATTTCCTATAGACCTCACCGAACTGATTGCTCGCGAAAACGGCGTAACCGTCGATTTGGAGGAGTTTACGAAAGAGCTTGAAATTCAGAAAAATCGTTCGCGCAATGCGGCAGCTGTCGAAAATGACGATTGGGTGGAGTTGATGCCCATAACTCGTTCAGAATTTATTGGTTACGACTGCACAGAGTGTGAAGTGAAGATTGCGCGCTATCGCCGTACAAAGACCAAAACCAAGACCCAATATCAATTAGTTTTCGACCAGACTCCATTCTATGGTAATAGTGGCGGTCAGGTGGGCGATGTGGGCTTTATAGAGTCTGTAAATGAGCGCATTGAGATTGTCGATACGCTCAAGGAGAACAACTTAACGGTACATATTACCGACTCGCTGCCCGAAAACCCTCAGGCTTCGTTTCGTGCAGTTGTAGACAGGGAAAAGCGTGCCGCTTCGGCTGCAAACCACACCGCTACCCACTTGCTACACAAGGCTATGCGTGATATTCTAGGCACGCACGTAGAGCAGAAAGGTTCGTTGGTGACACCGGAATATTTAAGGTTTGACTTTTCTCATTTTCAGAAGGTTACCCCACAGGAGATTCGTGAGATAGAACGCGCCGTCAATAGGGCTATTCGTGCCAATGCGCTCTGCGACGAAAATCGTGCTTGCACAATGGAGCAGGCTCAAGAGATAGGTGCGATGATGCTCTTTGGCGAGAAGTATGGTGAGGCGGTTAGGGTTATCCGCTTCGGAGATAGTGTTGAGCTTTGCGGTGGCATCCATTGCACGGCAACGGGCGATATAGGTCTCTTCAAAATCACCTCCGAGGGGTCATCTTCGGCAGGCGTGCGCCGTATTGAGGCTATCACGGCGGCTGCGGCTGAGCAATCGGTTTATAATTATGAAGATGCCATTGCAGAGATAAATATGATTACGGGTTCGCCAAAGACCGTTGAGGCTGTACGTCGGGCGGTAACGGAGCGAAGCGAATTGGAAAAAGAGTTAGAGGCATTGCGTCAATCTCGTGATAACGAAATAGTTAAAAAGTTACGTGAGGCAGGTGCAGAAATTATTGTCGAGCGTTTGGATTTACCGGTAGAGTCTGTAAAATACATTGCTTTCGAGTTGAAAAAGTCGGCAAAAGCTGTCGTTATCGGCAGCAATTATGGCGGCAAACCGACACTGTCGGTTGGTTTGTCGGACGATGCCGTCAAAGGGGGGTTGAGTGCGGGCAACATTGTTCGCGAGGCTGCTAAGTTGATGCAGGGCGGTGGCGGCGGTCAAGCTCACTTCGCTACGGCGGGCGGCAAAAATCCAGATGGTTTGTCGGCGGCAGTGGCGGCAGCGGAGAGCATTGTTCGCAACTAA
- a CDS encoding putative surface layer protein: MSHKKTFGFFMKNNFKKGCSIAGRVATNDSTPFKKFFAAICYALLFFAGGCNLNNPEDNGSQIDPQNSPFCFVVNEGNFMASNGSISKYDITNKKVVNNFFEAANNGAVLGDAPTAITVAGNVGYVPISGSGKVYIINLSSGALKDKITGLNSPRNVALIDDKKGYISNLFENKIDVFDRKTNSLTGAIELPKGCFAEEFVIAGEFVYTNCWSYGTKILRIDPRTDKVVAELEVGVQPYKMRKEAKSGKLWVLTDGGWEGNETGYEKPTLMCIDPATFTIEKRIAFERSAAAYWLTMELYGNEIYLANGDLYKVPTSANALPSQPFIRAQGRSFHAVGLFSTNVYISDAIDYQQAGKIYIYNNKGELTDSFATGVIPGAFSMALL; this comes from the coding sequence ATGTCACACAAAAAAACATTCGGCTTTTTTATGAAAAACAACTTCAAAAAAGGGTGTAGCATCGCGGGAAGAGTTGCCACCAATGATTCGACTCCATTCAAAAAATTCTTTGCAGCAATTTGCTACGCCCTACTTTTTTTCGCCGGGGGGTGTAATCTAAACAACCCCGAGGACAACGGCTCCCAGATAGACCCTCAGAATTCGCCCTTCTGTTTTGTGGTAAACGAAGGAAACTTTATGGCGAGTAACGGCTCGATATCAAAGTATGATATCACAAACAAAAAGGTGGTAAACAACTTTTTTGAGGCTGCCAACAACGGAGCAGTACTGGGTGACGCCCCTACTGCTATCACTGTTGCCGGCAACGTGGGCTATGTCCCCATCAGCGGCTCGGGCAAAGTCTACATAATCAACCTATCTTCGGGAGCACTCAAAGATAAGATAACGGGGCTCAACTCACCCCGCAACGTTGCGCTGATAGATGATAAAAAGGGGTATATCTCAAATCTGTTTGAAAACAAAATCGATGTCTTCGACCGCAAAACGAACTCCCTCACCGGAGCAATCGAACTACCGAAGGGATGTTTCGCCGAAGAGTTCGTAATAGCAGGTGAATTTGTCTATACAAATTGCTGGTCTTACGGCACGAAAATTCTCAGGATTGACCCACGCACGGATAAAGTGGTGGCGGAGCTAGAGGTGGGAGTACAACCCTACAAAATGCGCAAAGAGGCAAAGAGTGGAAAACTCTGGGTGCTCACCGACGGCGGGTGGGAGGGCAATGAAACGGGATACGAAAAGCCGACACTGATGTGTATAGACCCGGCGACATTCACAATCGAAAAGAGAATCGCCTTCGAGCGTAGCGCAGCTGCCTATTGGCTCACTATGGAACTCTACGGCAACGAGATTTATCTTGCAAACGGCGACCTCTACAAAGTCCCCACCTCTGCCAATGCCCTACCCTCGCAACCATTCATCCGCGCACAAGGACGCAGTTTTCACGCTGTCGGACTCTTTTCTACGAATGTCTATATAAGCGATGCTATTGATTATCAACAGGCAGGCAAAATTTACATATATAATAACAAGGGAGAACTCACAGACTCATTCGCCACAGGAGTGATTCCCGGAGCATTCTCAATGGCACTCTTATAG
- a CDS encoding TsaD/Kae1/Qri7 protein (required for threonylcarbamoyladenosine t(6)A37 formation in tRNA) encodes MKITILGIESSCDDTSAAVIRDGALLSNVIASQAVHSDWGGVIPELASRAHSQNIVPVIDSALKKAGVTSDDIDAVAFTRGPGLLGSLLVGVSFAKGFSIAKNVPLIEVNHLQGHILSHFVELPDKTIEKPNFPFLCLLVSGGHTQIVLVRDYFDMEIVGSTIDDAAGEAFDKCAKVMGLPYPGGPLIDKLSKEGNPKKFKFAKPNIAGFDFSFSGLKTSFLYFLRDEIADNPNFIEENKADLAASLQATIVDILVSKVVKAAKEYDIEEIAIAGGVSANSGLREAIAAECSKRGWRAHIPEFFLTTDNAAMIAITGYFKYLREDFSSLDIAPIARSAEMGL; translated from the coding sequence ATGAAAATAACAATTCTCGGCATAGAGTCATCGTGTGATGACACTTCGGCGGCGGTCATTCGTGATGGCGCGCTGCTCTCCAACGTAATAGCCTCGCAGGCAGTGCACAGTGATTGGGGTGGTGTGATTCCCGAGCTGGCATCGCGTGCCCACTCTCAAAATATTGTCCCCGTGATTGACTCAGCCCTTAAAAAGGCGGGTGTTACTTCGGACGATATTGATGCTGTTGCGTTTACACGCGGACCGGGATTGCTCGGCTCTCTGCTGGTCGGGGTATCCTTCGCTAAGGGCTTTTCCATTGCAAAAAACGTGCCGTTAATCGAGGTGAACCACCTGCAAGGGCATATTCTTTCGCACTTTGTGGAGCTGCCCGACAAGACGATTGAAAAACCGAACTTCCCCTTCTTGTGCCTTTTGGTCTCGGGCGGACACACTCAGATTGTACTGGTTAGGGACTATTTCGATATGGAGATAGTAGGCTCAACTATTGACGATGCCGCCGGCGAGGCTTTTGACAAGTGTGCCAAGGTGATGGGATTGCCTTACCCGGGGGGTCCGTTGATAGATAAATTGTCTAAGGAGGGCAACCCCAAAAAGTTTAAGTTTGCGAAGCCGAATATCGCCGGGTTCGACTTTTCGTTCAGCGGATTAAAAACTTCTTTTCTATATTTTTTGCGGGATGAGATTGCCGATAACCCCAACTTTATAGAGGAGAACAAGGCAGACCTTGCAGCATCTTTGCAGGCAACGATTGTGGATATACTTGTAAGCAAAGTTGTGAAAGCGGCAAAAGAGTATGACATAGAGGAGATTGCCATAGCGGGCGGAGTTTCGGCAAATTCAGGTTTGCGCGAGGCTATTGCCGCCGAGTGTAGCAAACGGGGCTGGCGCGCCCATATCCCCGAATTCTTCCTGACTACGGACAATGCGGCAATGATAGCCATCACGGGCTACTTCAAATATTTGCGAGAAGATTTTTCTTCACTCGACATCGCCCCCATTGCCCGCTCGGCGGAAATGGGATTGTAG
- a CDS encoding Hyaluronidase, with amino-acid sequence MKPLLLTLTMLLASAATLTAQTIYPTPQKAIISDNKHFLLKGGVQIRGAAQADKDALDLLKTLVEDNKKSTISLTIGERDDKVFAKAAKVDMPDVSGAYYLKVDQTGITIMGVDERGTYYGVQTLRQLIERDIIPFAEILDYPEVAFRGSVEGFYGKPWSHRDRLAQFKFYGENKLNTYIYGPKDDPYHSSLSNHGTSTATDTKGGWRVPYPTAEAEQIRELAMTARKNKVDFVWAIHPGQDIKWNEEDYNHLINKFEDMYRLGVRSFAVFFDDISGEGTNARKQAELLNRINREFVQKKGDVTPLIMCPTEYNKSWANPKPEGYLSILGEQLDPSVQIMWTGDRVCADITMETLNWINERIKRPTYIWWNFPVTDYVRHILLQGPSYGLAVEATKKDMAGFVSNPMENAESSKIALFGVADYTWNPKAYNYLQTWEQAFKAIMPEAAARYRTFAIHSSDLEQNGHGYRRDESWETTLINPLDYSKRDFDALLKDYRELSTSAQTVMDMCKNSYLLEEMKPWLVQAVELGNRGQMLMNFIGVWEHGDNPAIWEGYLSQRMTSEQTAAYNKHKVGTLKLQPFINQTRATIAEKFYEKLSGKPLKKVIPMTSFARQETLPAMIDGNSQSYFYSWGAQKAGDWVGVDLGEPTVVNNIYVEQGRKQGDRDYFQEAILEYSNDAINWTTLKEIGDSTYTIKYNEKPIEARYVRLRADAGVSTKNWTAFRRFDVNPMQREAIMLTNIAQVAATRVVTEGKNIAIQPILEVIRVEPEGYFGIELPLTGGIEKVDVDLNINRPVIEYSVDGAVWSDKALSQARYIRYINKGAKPVEVNLRRFVVTTTADNEGALMNLFDKNLESTYPLNGKLAVVVPAGARSVVILAAGDAKAAVNGKANIIDGAYSQMALGDDKEIVIEGAGTLHEIVFE; translated from the coding sequence ATGAAACCCCTACTACTAACCCTCACAATGCTACTTGCATCGGCGGCAACACTCACCGCCCAAACAATTTACCCAACACCCCAAAAGGCAATTATCAGCGACAATAAACATTTTTTGTTGAAAGGTGGAGTACAAATTAGAGGAGCAGCTCAAGCCGACAAAGACGCGCTGGATTTGCTCAAAACATTAGTCGAGGACAACAAAAAGAGCACGATATCGCTGACCATTGGTGAGCGTGACGATAAGGTTTTTGCCAAAGCTGCAAAGGTGGATATGCCGGATGTTTCGGGCGCGTACTACCTAAAGGTTGACCAGACCGGTATCACAATTATGGGGGTCGATGAGCGGGGTACTTACTATGGAGTGCAGACTCTTCGCCAACTCATAGAGAGGGATATTATCCCCTTTGCCGAGATTTTGGACTACCCTGAAGTTGCATTTCGCGGCTCCGTAGAGGGTTTTTACGGCAAACCGTGGAGTCACCGCGACCGCTTGGCACAGTTCAAGTTCTATGGTGAAAATAAACTTAATACATACATATACGGACCCAAGGACGACCCCTACCATAGCAGCCTGAGCAACCACGGTACATCCACCGCCACCGACACCAAAGGGGGCTGGCGCGTACCCTATCCCACTGCCGAGGCAGAGCAGATTCGTGAATTGGCTATGACGGCACGCAAAAATAAAGTCGATTTTGTTTGGGCAATCCACCCCGGTCAGGATATAAAATGGAACGAGGAAGACTACAACCATCTCATCAATAAGTTCGAGGATATGTACCGTCTTGGTGTGCGTTCGTTCGCCGTTTTTTTCGACGACATTTCGGGCGAGGGCACTAATGCCCGCAAGCAAGCCGAGCTTTTGAATCGTATCAACAGGGAGTTTGTGCAGAAAAAGGGTGATGTTACTCCCTTGATTATGTGTCCCACGGAGTATAACAAGTCGTGGGCAAATCCTAAGCCTGAGGGATATTTGAGTATACTTGGTGAGCAGTTAGACCCCTCGGTTCAGATTATGTGGACAGGCGACCGCGTCTGTGCCGACATTACGATGGAGACGCTGAATTGGATTAACGAGCGTATCAAACGCCCTACATATATATGGTGGAACTTCCCCGTTACGGACTACGTTCGTCATATTTTGTTGCAGGGACCTTCGTATGGTCTTGCTGTGGAGGCTACTAAAAAAGATATGGCAGGCTTTGTGAGCAACCCGATGGAGAATGCCGAAAGTTCGAAAATAGCTCTGTTCGGCGTGGCGGACTACACTTGGAATCCAAAGGCTTATAATTATTTGCAGACTTGGGAGCAGGCGTTCAAGGCGATTATGCCCGAGGCTGCCGCCCGCTATCGCACCTTTGCCATCCACTCCTCGGATTTGGAGCAGAACGGACACGGATACCGCCGCGACGAATCGTGGGAGACAACCCTTATCAATCCGTTGGACTATTCCAAGAGAGACTTTGATGCTCTGTTGAAGGATTACAGAGAGCTGTCTACCTCTGCCCAAACAGTGATGGATATGTGCAAAAACAGCTACTTGTTGGAGGAGATGAAGCCGTGGCTTGTTCAAGCCGTTGAGTTGGGCAATCGCGGACAGATGTTGATGAACTTTATCGGTGTGTGGGAGCACGGCGATAACCCCGCAATCTGGGAAGGTTATCTCTCCCAAAGGATGACATCCGAGCAGACGGCGGCATACAATAAGCACAAGGTGGGTACGCTCAAACTCCAACCTTTTATCAACCAAACGCGTGCAACGATAGCAGAAAAGTTCTACGAAAAATTGAGTGGTAAACCGCTAAAGAAGGTCATTCCTATGACCTCTTTTGCACGTCAAGAGACACTTCCTGCTATGATTGACGGCAACTCACAGAGCTATTTCTACTCGTGGGGGGCGCAAAAGGCGGGCGACTGGGTCGGAGTAGATTTGGGCGAGCCCACGGTGGTTAATAACATCTACGTTGAGCAGGGACGCAAACAGGGAGATAGAGACTATTTTCAAGAGGCTATCTTGGAGTATTCTAACGATGCCATCAACTGGACGACATTGAAAGAGATAGGTGACAGTACTTATACCATCAAATACAATGAAAAACCAATCGAGGCGCGATATGTGCGTCTTCGCGCTGACGCAGGTGTGAGTACGAAGAACTGGACAGCCTTCCGCCGTTTCGATGTAAATCCTATGCAGCGGGAGGCGATTATGCTCACAAACATTGCGCAGGTGGCAGCCACAAGGGTGGTTACCGAGGGTAAAAATATTGCGATTCAACCTATTCTAGAGGTCATTAGGGTTGAGCCGGAAGGTTATTTCGGCATTGAATTACCCTTGACAGGCGGCATCGAGAAGGTGGATGTGGATTTGAACATCAACAGACCAGTTATTGAGTATTCGGTTGATGGTGCAGTGTGGAGCGATAAGGCTCTTTCGCAGGCACGCTATATAAGATATATCAACAAGGGTGCCAAGCCCGTTGAGGTCAATCTCCGCCGATTTGTGGTCACCACAACTGCCGACAATGAGGGTGCGCTGATGAACCTCTTCGATAAGAATTTAGAGAGCACTTACCCGCTGAACGGTAAATTGGCTGTTGTTGTTCCTGCCGGCGCAAGGAGTGTTGTGATACTTGCCGCGGGCGATGCCAAGGCAGCTGTCAATGGTAAGGCAAATATTATCGATGGTGCATATTCACAAATGGCACTCGGCGACGACAAAGAGATTGTTATTGAGGGGGCAGGAACGCTCCACGAGATAGTGTTTGAATAG